The genomic interval ATGGAGGGGGCAAATAAATCGGGAGATACCACATTAATCAAGGATGTACAGAGGTTATTTCAGGAAAATATTCGTGAATGGGGCATGTATATTGCCTTGTTGGTTATTATGATAATCTTTACTATTACTACCAAAGGTATTTTTCTTTCCTCAAGAAACATAAGTAATTTAATAAACCAGACAGGTTATATAGCTGTATTGGCAATAGGAATGACATTAGTAATCATCATTTCTCACATTGACTTATCGGTTGGTTATCTTTCAGGTTTTTTAGGTGCAGTAGCAGCAACTGCCATGGAATTTTGGCACTTGCCTGCTTCCATCAGTATAGCATTGATAATAATCTTAGGAGCTATGGCAGGTTTTTTGTCTGGTTTTCTGGTAGGGCAGATGAAAATCCCGGCTTTTGTAGCAACGCTGGCAGGCTGGTTGGGTTACAGAGGGGCATTACAGCTGGTAACTATGCATAGAGGCACAATTGTTATTACCAATGATGTTTTTAATGCCATTGGAAATGGTTATATTCCTGATATTCTTAATATTCCAAATATTGGAATTTTGACCGGAGTACATAAGCTGACCCTTATACTTGGTATTCTGGTAATTATATTTTATATTAGCAGTGCCATAAAGAAACGTAACAGTATGCTGGACCATAAGTTTAAGGTTTCTCCAATGCATTTTTTTATCTTAAAATTGATTGCTATGTCAGCTTTAATAGGGATCATCGCCTGGATATTGTCCGGTTATAGAGGATTATCGTGGACTGCAGTAATTATGATAGTTGTAGTCTTGTTCTATCATTTTATTATGACTAGGACTAATCTTGGTCGGCACATCTATGCAGTTGGCGGTAATCCTGAAGCTGCCCAGCTAACCGGGATCAGTGTGAAGAGAATAACATATATAGTATT from Atribacterota bacterium carries:
- the gguB gene encoding sugar ABC transporter permease, which codes for MEGANKSGDTTLIKDVQRLFQENIREWGMYIALLVIMIIFTITTKGIFLSSRNISNLINQTGYIAVLAIGMTLVIIISHIDLSVGYLSGFLGAVAATAMEFWHLPASISIALIIILGAMAGFLSGFLVGQMKIPAFVATLAGWLGYRGALQLVTMHRGTIVITNDVFNAIGNGYIPDILNIPNIGILTGVHKLTLILGILVIIFYISSAIKKRNSMLDHKFKVSPMHFFILKLIAMSALIGIIAWILSGYRGLSWTAVIMIVVVLFYHFIMTRTNLGRHIYAVGGNPEAAQLTGISVKRITYIVFCSMGILAALSGILYASRFKSATTTAGMLFEMDAIAAAFVGGASPSGGIGKVTGSIVG